The Haloarcula sp. H-GB4 genome segment AGTCCCGAACCATGTCCGCGAAGGTGACGTTCCGGAGGATTTCGTCGCCGATAGCGTCGTGCCAGGCGTCGTTGTACCGTTCGAGGCGGTCGTTTGCGGCGAGGCGACCGGCGATTTTCCCGGTGCGAACGGCGACATGGTCGCCACCCTCGTGGAACGCCGAGGTGGTCCCCATTGCTCCGCCAGCCACGGCGATGCCGGCACCCACCGGGGACTCTATCGGCCGAGTTGAGGAGATAGGGTACGTCTCCGTCCCCTTCGATTTCCCACGGTCTTCGACGAGCGGGAAGTCGTCGAGGTCGTACGCTTGGAACTCCCGTTCGAGCAGTCGCTCGATGTACTGCCGGCCCTGTGGAATACTGTCGTCGCCCGCTCTGAGCAGGTCCCACTCGCTGCGGTCGTAGGCGTCGATGTCCAGCCCGATAGGCATCGTCAGACCGATGCGGGCGACCGGCGCGTCGTTCGGGAAAATCCACGGGTACGCCGTGTGACCAGGCATGATACCCCACCAGAACTCGATGAACTCCGGTGTGAACAGCTCCTCGGGCATCCGGCGGTGCTCCTGATAGGCGATGTGGTTGACCTTGTTCGACGGCATGATGTCGGCCATCGTCTGTCCGGCCGGAAGGAACTGGTCGAGCGTGCCGCCGGTGATAGTCCGCTGTGGGCCGTCGGCGAGAATCACGTACTCGGCGGCGATGTCCTCGCCGTTGGCCAGTCGGACGGTGTGGCGTGGCGAACTCCGGAGGTCTGTCTCGACGCCGGTGACGCTGACGCCGATGCGGTAGTCCGCGCCTGCGTCTGTCGCCCGTTCGCGGAGCCAGTCGTCGAACCGCGCTCGGTGGAAGGTGATGCCGAAGCCGTCAGCACTGGAACTGATACCAGTCTCGGTAAGCGTCATCTCCGTCGAGGGGCCGTAGAACTTCGCCCCGTCGAGTTCGCTCAACACCACGTCTTCAGGGAACTCGGACCGGGGGATGCCCATGATGTCGAACCAGTAATCGAGTAGTCCGGCGGCGTCCGTCGAGTCCGGCCCCGTCCCCTCGCGGTCGGCTCTGGGGACCCCCTTTTCGAGGAGGACGGCGTCGGCCCCGTGGTCGGCTGCAGCCTCGGCCGCCGACGACCCAGCCGGGCCACCACCCACAATGGCGACGTCTACGTGTTCCATACCCGCTACGGTGTCCCGCGCCCGCTAAAACCTATTGTCTTGCATCGAAACTGGGGTTTGACGCTCTCACCTGACTAAACTGGAACACACCGTGCGCTACGGCTCGGACACTGCGTCGGTGAGTGACACGTCGTGCTGTTCCAGCCGTTCGACGGCCCGCTGGTACGAATCGCTTTCCGCGAGCGCTGTGGCCCGTACAGCGTCGGCAACTGTTGCCCGCCGGTCGGCAAGTCCCAGGATTTCTCGGCGTTGCGCCTCGTATTCACATCGGGTACGGACCGTCGAAAGTACTGACAACAGGGTATCCCGGTCAGCGGGCTTTCTGAGATACGAATCCACGGGGATATCCAGAATATCCACGTCCGGCTTGACGCTACTGATCATGACAACTGCGGGGGTAACTGACCGCTGCCGGAGCCTTTCGGCGACCGTTTCGCCGCTCAGTTCCGGCATCTGGCGGTCCAGCAGTACCGCATCGATCGTGTCGTCGATCCGTTGTAACCCTGTATGGCCGTCTCCGGCCTCTATAACCTCATATGCCTCCGGGAGCCAGAGCTTGTAGAGCTGTCTAAAGTCTTCGTCGTCATCGATCACCACAACGCTCGTCGATTTCCCCATTCCTTGAACGCTGTACGCTGGCCATCCTACAAATATGCTAAGATATCGGCGTACTATTACTACAAATTTTACTAATTCAGGCTGGTAGTTCCCTCGTTCTCTAACTATAGCAATATCGATACTATCTCTGGCAGACGGTCAACAGACTGCCGGCACCGTTTTGAGGGGCCCGCGTGGAGCAGACGGTATGGATCCGCACGCCACAGGAGGGGTTCAATGGCTGACATCGTTGTGACGCGCTATGACGTTCACGGAATGCCAGTCGACCAGTATGTAACAGCGCTCCGGGAACGACTGCCGGAATGGGATATCGCCGTCGCAGAGACGCCAGAGGCCGAGCGGGACTTGATTGCGGGTGCGACAGTCCTGACTGGGAACGACATCTCGCCGGAGCTGGTCGACACTGCCGACTCGCTGCAGCTGTTTGCAGGGACATACGCTGGATACGACCACCTCCCACTCTCGGAACTGGCGGACCGCGATATCGCGCTCACGA includes the following:
- a CDS encoding NAD(P)/FAD-dependent oxidoreductase, which translates into the protein MEHVDVAIVGGGPAGSSAAEAAADHGADAVLLEKGVPRADREGTGPDSTDAAGLLDYWFDIMGIPRSEFPEDVVLSELDGAKFYGPSTEMTLTETGISSSADGFGITFHRARFDDWLRERATDAGADYRIGVSVTGVETDLRSSPRHTVRLANGEDIAAEYVILADGPQRTITGGTLDQFLPAGQTMADIMPSNKVNHIAYQEHRRMPEELFTPEFIEFWWGIMPGHTAYPWIFPNDAPVARIGLTMPIGLDIDAYDRSEWDLLRAGDDSIPQGRQYIERLLEREFQAYDLDDFPLVEDRGKSKGTETYPISSTRPIESPVGAGIAVAGGAMGTTSAFHEGGDHVAVRTGKIAGRLAANDRLERYNDAWHDAIGDEILRNVTFADMVRDWRPGDWDRAFTTANDLMDARGIKADAALRGGYNGIKMVLSYKWGKFSSRNGKYVQLREDDYAV
- a CDS encoding response regulator; translation: MGKSTSVVVIDDDEDFRQLYKLWLPEAYEVIEAGDGHTGLQRIDDTIDAVLLDRQMPELSGETVAERLRQRSVTPAVVMISSVKPDVDILDIPVDSYLRKPADRDTLLSVLSTVRTRCEYEAQRREILGLADRRATVADAVRATALAESDSYQRAVERLEQHDVSLTDAVSEP